The nucleotide sequence TTCGGAGAACTCCGTCAGCGTCCCGTCCGTGAGCATCCGCTGACGGGGTTCGATGAAGGCGTCGAGATCGTAGACGACGGGTTCGGCTCCGACGTTCGCGATGATCCGCCCCTGCGGGACGAAGACCTCGCGGATGACGCCGAGGTCGGGCCGGGTCCCGCCGGTGTTGGTGAAGGCGCCGACGAACACGCCCATCAGCCGGTCGAGTTCGGCCTGGACGCCGGAGCCGGGGGCCTCCCCGGCGGTGGGCCACTCCTCCGCGAGGACCGACCAGACCTCGATGTCGTGCCGCACCCCCCGGTACGGGGTGTGCCGCCGCAGCACGCCGTCGCGGGTCATGCCGAGCCGGCGGGCGGCCGCGACGCTGCGGGAGTTGCCCGCCGAGGCCCACCATTCGACCCGGCTCATGCCCCGCTCCGTGAAGGCCCAGTCGATGAGCACCCGGGAGGCCCGGTTCACCAGGCCGTGCCCCTCCCCCGCCCGCTCCAGCCAGCAGCCGATCTCGCACACCCCGGTGGCGCTGTCGAACCGGGGGAACATGACGCCGCCGACCAGGGTGTCGTCCAGCCAGATCCCGAAGATCCCGCCGTTGTCGGCGGCCCGGCGGTCGGCGTAACGCTGGAGGGTGGCGGTGGCGGAGGGCAGGTCGGTACTGAAGGTCGCCCAGGGGATCCACGGGTCGACGGTGTCCCGCGCGCGGTCGATGTGGGCGAGGAACTCCGGCGCCTGCCAGGGCTCCAGGGGGCGGAGCCGGGCACGGTCGCCGATCGGCAGGGTGAACATGTGGACGGCGCTCCCTCGGTACGTAACAAGCGTTCGGTACGTAAGCTAGCAGCATGCCCCCCGCACGTGGAGACCGCGCCGCCCGCCGTGAGGACGTATCCGAGACGGTGTGGCAGGTGCTCGCCGACAAGGGGTTCGGCGGTCTGACCCTGCGCGCCGTCGCGACCGCGATGGGCGTCTCGACCGGAATGCTCATGCACTACTTCCCGACCAAGCGGGCCCTGCTCACGCACGCCCTGGACCTGCTGGAGAAGCGCACCGCGGAACGTCCCCGCCGCGCGCGGCCCACCGAGGGCCTCGCCACCGTGCGCGTCATGCTCCTGGACATCCTGCCGCTGACCCCGGGCGACACCGCCCGCAACCGCGTCTGGGTCGGCTCCTGGGACCTGTCCCTCGCCGACGACGACCTCGCCGCGGCACAGGCCGAGCGCTACACCCGGCTGCGCGCGTCCCTCCTCCCCCACCTGGAGGCCGCCCGCGACCTGGGCGAACTCCCGGCCCTCGCCGACCTGGAACGGCTCGCCGCCTCCGCCGTCGCGTTCACGCACGGCCTCGTCGTCCAGGCCCTCTTCGACCCCGCCCGCTTCCCCGAGGAGGTCCAGACGGCGATGCTCGACGAGTTCCTCGCGTCGGCCCGCCGGCCCGCCACCGCCGCCGCGCCCGCCCCCGCCCCCGCCCCGTAGGACGAACCGGCCGTGGAGCCACGGCGAAAACCGTTTGACGGGCGAGGGACAGCGGCTGCTAGGTTCTCCGGAGGCCGTGCGAGAGAACGAGGAGGTGGTACCCGTGAACGCAGTTTCGACATGGGTGCTCCCCTCCGGGGTCACGGTCGGGCGGTAGGCAGGTCGCCCGGGAGCGCCGATCCAGCGCACTCCCGAAAGGCACGACCATGCACGTCACCTCCGAGCAGCGCCTCGACGACGGCGTACTCGAACGCACCTTCACCCTCGGGGAGATCCCCGGCATCCTGTGGACCCCGGCGGCCGCGTCCGCGTCCGCCCCGGTTCCGCTGATCCTCCTCGGCCACCCTCCCCTCGGGCTGGGCAGGATGTACCCGCGGCTGGTGGCCCGGGCCCGGCACTCGGCGGCGGAGGGCATCGCCACGGCCACCATCGAACTCCCCGGAAGCGGCGACCGGCCCCGCTGGCCCGCCGCCGACCGGGCCCGCGCCGAACTGCGCCGGGCGCTGGCGGCCGGCGAGCCGGTCACCGACGAGATCATCGACGCCCTGATCCTCCCGCTGGTCGAGAGGGCCGTCCCGGAATGGCAGGCCGCCCTGGACGCCGTCCTCGCCCTGCCCGAGATCGGCGGCCCGGTCGGCTACTCCGGCGGCGTGATCTCCATCGGCGTCCGGCTCGCGGCGGTCGAGCCGCGCATCATGGCCGCCGGACTCTTCGCCGGGAGCTTCGTACCCCGCGCCATGTTCGAGGAGGCACGGCGGGTCACCATCCCGCTGCACGTCCTGCTGCAGTGGGACGACGAGGGCAACGACCGGCAGGCGGCCCTGGACCTGTTCGACGCCTTCGGGTCGGCGGAGAAGGCCCTGCATGCCAACATGGGCGGGCACACCGGCGTCCCGGAGTTCGCCGCGGACGCCGCGGGCCGGTTCTTCAGCCGCCATCTGAAGTGAGACCGGGCATGCGTTTGGGCGTTCGCCACGGAGGGTGGTCCGGTGTGCGGCCGCGTCACCGATGGCCCGGTTCCGCGTTGGGGCTCCTGTGACGCCCTCGTTGCAGTGACGGTTCTGCAAGCGGGGCCAGCGGCTTTCCCGCCGTAACTCATGGCCTCGGAGCGGGGCGTCCGTGACGCGAGCCATGGGGGCAAGGTCGT is from Streptomyces venezuelae ATCC 10712 and encodes:
- a CDS encoding GNAT family N-acetyltransferase — its product is MFTLPIGDRARLRPLEPWQAPEFLAHIDRARDTVDPWIPWATFSTDLPSATATLQRYADRRAADNGGIFGIWLDDTLVGGVMFPRFDSATGVCEIGCWLERAGEGHGLVNRASRVLIDWAFTERGMSRVEWWASAGNSRSVAAARRLGMTRDGVLRRHTPYRGVRHDIEVWSVLAEEWPTAGEAPGSGVQAELDRLMGVFVGAFTNTGGTRPDLGVIREVFVPQGRIIANVGAEPVVYDLDAFIEPRQRMLTDGTLTEFSEHEVSARTEIFGSIAHRFSAYRKSGYLNGEWFEGSGHKTTQFLLTPAGWRMSSLAWDDAPATVPAPGPATAPAAVAE
- a CDS encoding TetR/AcrR family transcriptional regulator, with the protein product MPPARGDRAARREDVSETVWQVLADKGFGGLTLRAVATAMGVSTGMLMHYFPTKRALLTHALDLLEKRTAERPRRARPTEGLATVRVMLLDILPLTPGDTARNRVWVGSWDLSLADDDLAAAQAERYTRLRASLLPHLEAARDLGELPALADLERLAASAVAFTHGLVVQALFDPARFPEEVQTAMLDEFLASARRPATAAAPAPAPAP